A stretch of Cystobacter ferrugineus DNA encodes these proteins:
- a CDS encoding peptidoglycan DD-metalloendopeptidase family protein — protein MRLAPVVLCLGVLFAAPLVEAATTTYSVRNRRIEPNQPLAVALQEAGLPPEQVSVVISALEGVFDFRKSRVGDQFRLVLREGELDFFDYRQSAVDEWQVRRDGDRFVGSKRSIEVEKQVAVVSLEVSSSLYEAALAAGEDPLIGMVLADVFAWDIDFYRDVRRGDRARAVVEKFLSKGRFLRYGEVLAASYQGESVGQKRVFRYELPDGKPSFFQEDGASARKAFLKSPLKYAHVTSTFGSRFHPVLQYVKAHNGVDYAASVGTPVWAVADGTVTLAANTGAGGNTVCLRHSNGFETCYLHLSRFGQGVRAGARVSQKQVIALSGNTGRSTGPHLHYALKRNGHYVNPLNQNFPRTEPLPKSLLADFRAKVAPLAQQLDAVSVAQASAGD, from the coding sequence ATGAGACTCGCCCCCGTCGTCCTGTGCCTGGGTGTGCTGTTCGCCGCGCCCCTCGTCGAAGCCGCCACCACCACCTATAGCGTGCGCAACCGCCGCATCGAGCCCAACCAGCCGCTCGCGGTGGCCCTGCAGGAGGCGGGACTGCCGCCGGAGCAGGTGAGCGTGGTCATCTCCGCGCTGGAGGGCGTGTTCGACTTCCGCAAGTCGCGCGTGGGGGATCAGTTCCGGCTGGTGCTGCGCGAGGGCGAGCTGGACTTCTTCGACTACCGCCAGAGCGCGGTGGACGAGTGGCAGGTGCGCCGGGATGGCGACCGGTTCGTGGGCAGCAAGCGCTCCATCGAGGTGGAGAAGCAGGTGGCGGTGGTGTCGCTGGAGGTCAGCTCCTCGCTCTACGAGGCGGCGCTGGCGGCGGGGGAGGATCCGCTCATCGGCATGGTGCTGGCGGACGTGTTCGCCTGGGACATCGACTTCTACCGGGACGTGCGCCGGGGAGACCGGGCGCGCGCGGTGGTGGAGAAGTTCCTCTCCAAGGGCCGCTTCCTGCGCTACGGCGAGGTGCTGGCGGCGAGCTACCAGGGGGAGTCGGTGGGCCAGAAGCGCGTCTTCCGCTACGAGCTGCCGGACGGCAAGCCGAGCTTCTTCCAGGAGGACGGCGCGAGCGCGCGCAAGGCCTTCCTCAAGAGCCCGCTCAAGTACGCCCACGTGACGAGCACCTTCGGCAGCCGCTTCCACCCGGTGCTCCAGTACGTGAAGGCCCACAACGGCGTGGACTACGCGGCGAGCGTGGGCACGCCCGTGTGGGCCGTGGCCGATGGCACCGTCACGCTGGCGGCCAACACGGGCGCCGGCGGCAACACCGTGTGCCTGCGGCACAGCAATGGCTTCGAGACGTGCTACCTGCACCTGTCGCGCTTCGGCCAGGGCGTGCGCGCGGGCGCCCGGGTGAGCCAGAAACAGGTCATCGCCCTGTCGGGCAACACGGGCCGCAGCACCGGCCCCCACCTGCACTACGCCCTCAAGCGCAACGGCCACTACGTCAACCCGCTCAACCAGAACTTCCCTCGCACCGAGCCGCTCCCCAAGAGCCTGCTCGCGGACTTCCGCGCGAAGGTGGCCCCCCTGGCGCAGCAGCTCGACGCCGTCTCCGTGGCCCAGGCCAGCGCTGGGGACTGA
- a CDS encoding glycogen/starch/alpha-glucan phosphorylase: protein MSNASPTLTPKTPASPDTEQESSRTGLDPRNVHRGFLEHVRYSRGKNPENATAHDHFMALALAVRDRLANRWVRTARTYYEQDVKRAYYLSAEYLLGRALGNNLLNIGMYEAAEQAMREVGVDLGALVEMEPDAGLGNGGLGRLAACFLDSLATLGYPGMGYGIRYEFGIFTQDIIDGYQVERADEWLKFGNPWEIVRPEKAVPVRFYGHVEHFHGADGKPVARWVGGKTVIGVPYDTPIAGYGNNTVNTLRLWQARASEEFDLKLFNAGDYERSVVEKNDSEVISKVLYPNDAFQAGKELRLKQQYFFVACSIADIVRRYLKNHSDFRDFPKKVAIQLNDTHPAIGVAELMRVLVDEKHLPWEEAAAITQATFGYTNHTLLAEAMEKWPASLFERLLPRHLEIIYEINQRFLRQVQIRYPFDTERIRRMSLVEEGAEKKIRMAHLAVVGSHSINGVAELHTNLLRRDVLPEFAEMYPERFNNKTNGVTPRRWLLWSNPRLARLITSRIGEGWVTDLDQLRKLEPLADDAAFRQAFAEVKRQNKVDLSRHIKGLCGVDLNPDAIFDVQIKRLHEYKRQLLDAVHIVSLWMKARRDPSTIIAPRVFLFGAKAAPGYVEAKLIIRLINGISEVVNSDAGTTGLQVLFVPNYRVSLAERIIPAADVSEQISTAGWEASGTGNMKFMLNGALTLGTLDGANVEIRQAVGDDNFFLFGLTADEVIARKRAGYRPRDEYERNVELREALDLIGSGFFSPEDKNLFRPLVNSLLEEDRYLVLADFASYAAKQQEVARAYKDTERWTRMAIHNVAHGGIFSSDRTIKQYAEEIWRVKRIDVKP from the coding sequence ATGTCGAACGCCTCACCCACCCTTACCCCGAAAACCCCCGCCTCACCCGATACGGAGCAGGAGTCCAGCCGCACCGGACTGGATCCGCGCAACGTGCACCGTGGCTTCCTCGAGCACGTGCGCTACTCGCGCGGCAAGAACCCGGAAAACGCCACCGCCCATGACCACTTCATGGCCCTGGCGCTGGCCGTGCGCGACCGGCTCGCCAACCGCTGGGTGCGCACGGCGCGCACGTACTACGAGCAGGACGTCAAGCGAGCGTACTACCTGTCGGCCGAGTACCTGCTGGGCCGCGCCCTGGGTAACAACCTGCTCAACATCGGCATGTACGAGGCCGCCGAGCAGGCCATGCGCGAGGTGGGCGTGGATCTGGGCGCGCTCGTGGAGATGGAGCCGGACGCGGGGCTCGGCAACGGCGGCCTCGGGCGGCTCGCGGCGTGCTTCCTCGACTCGCTCGCCACGCTGGGCTACCCCGGCATGGGCTATGGCATCCGCTACGAGTTCGGCATCTTCACCCAGGACATCATCGACGGCTACCAGGTGGAGCGCGCCGACGAGTGGCTGAAGTTCGGCAACCCCTGGGAGATCGTCCGGCCGGAGAAGGCGGTGCCGGTGCGCTTCTACGGGCACGTGGAGCACTTCCACGGCGCGGATGGCAAGCCCGTGGCGCGCTGGGTGGGCGGCAAGACGGTCATCGGCGTCCCCTACGACACGCCGATCGCCGGCTACGGCAACAACACCGTCAACACCCTGCGGCTGTGGCAGGCGCGCGCCAGCGAGGAGTTCGACCTCAAGCTCTTCAACGCCGGTGACTACGAGCGCTCGGTGGTGGAGAAGAACGACTCGGAAGTCATCTCCAAGGTGCTCTACCCCAACGATGCCTTCCAGGCCGGCAAGGAGCTGCGCCTCAAGCAGCAGTACTTCTTCGTCGCCTGCTCCATCGCGGACATCGTCCGGCGCTACCTCAAGAACCACTCGGACTTCCGCGACTTCCCCAAGAAGGTCGCCATCCAGCTCAACGACACCCACCCGGCCATCGGCGTGGCCGAGCTGATGCGCGTGCTCGTGGACGAGAAGCACCTGCCCTGGGAAGAGGCGGCCGCCATCACCCAGGCCACCTTCGGCTACACCAACCACACGCTCCTGGCCGAGGCCATGGAGAAGTGGCCGGCCTCGCTCTTCGAGCGCCTGCTGCCGCGCCACCTGGAAATCATCTACGAAATCAACCAGCGCTTCCTGCGCCAGGTGCAGATCCGCTACCCCTTCGACACCGAGCGCATCCGCCGCATGAGCCTCGTGGAGGAAGGCGCGGAGAAGAAGATCCGCATGGCGCACCTGGCGGTGGTGGGCAGCCACAGCATCAACGGCGTGGCGGAGCTGCACACCAACCTCCTGCGGCGTGACGTGCTGCCCGAGTTCGCGGAGATGTACCCCGAGCGCTTCAACAACAAGACCAACGGCGTGACGCCGCGCCGCTGGCTGCTGTGGAGCAACCCCCGGCTGGCCAGGCTCATCACCAGCCGCATCGGGGAGGGCTGGGTCACGGACCTGGATCAGCTGCGCAAGCTCGAGCCGCTCGCCGACGACGCGGCGTTCCGCCAGGCCTTCGCCGAGGTGAAGCGGCAGAACAAGGTGGACCTGTCGCGCCACATCAAGGGGCTGTGCGGGGTGGACCTGAACCCGGACGCCATCTTCGACGTGCAGATCAAGCGTCTGCACGAGTACAAGCGGCAGCTGCTCGACGCGGTGCACATCGTGTCGCTGTGGATGAAGGCGCGGCGCGACCCGAGCACCATCATCGCCCCGCGCGTGTTCCTCTTCGGCGCCAAGGCGGCCCCGGGCTACGTGGAGGCCAAGCTCATCATCCGCCTCATCAACGGCATCTCCGAGGTGGTCAACAGCGACGCGGGCACCACGGGCCTGCAGGTGCTGTTCGTCCCCAACTACCGGGTGAGCCTCGCCGAGCGCATCATCCCGGCGGCGGACGTGTCCGAGCAGATCTCCACCGCGGGCTGGGAGGCGTCGGGCACGGGCAACATGAAGTTCATGCTCAACGGCGCGCTCACCCTGGGCACGCTGGACGGCGCGAACGTGGAGATCCGCCAGGCGGTGGGCGACGACAACTTCTTCCTCTTCGGCCTCACCGCCGACGAGGTGATCGCCCGCAAGCGCGCCGGCTACCGGCCCCGCGACGAGTACGAGCGCAACGTGGAGCTGCGCGAGGCGCTGGATCTCATCGGCTCGGGCTTCTTCTCGCCCGAGGACAAGAACCTCTTCAGGCCGCTGGTGAACAGCCTGCTCGAGGAGGACCGCTACCTCGTGCTGGCCGACTTCGCCTCGTACGCGGCCAAGCAGCAGGAAGTGGCGCGCGCCTACAAGGACACCGAGCGCTGGACGCGCATGGCCATCCACAACGTGGCGCACGGCGGCATCTTCTCCTCGGACCGCACCATCAAGCAGTACGCCGAGGAGATCTGGCGGGTGAAGCGCATCGACGTGAAGCCCTGA
- a CDS encoding TIGR02265 family protein, with translation MPSDKNDLAQRIAICKPGDTVRGFLFKSVYGLVEQRVGSSGTDRMLMQLRINKMPVDFFSYPAADFLRMLYTAVDLLEPYYGSVDEATRACGGATVTGFFSSYVGNTLMKLVGLGDPKRVFASVDTIYSTLVSYGKRTSEELGPTSLRLHYRGDMQPITFHEGALREALKVLRGNGTATGKAMALDYGQYVLEWH, from the coding sequence ATGCCGAGTGACAAGAACGACCTCGCTCAGCGTATCGCCATCTGCAAGCCCGGGGACACCGTGCGCGGATTCTTGTTCAAGTCCGTCTATGGCCTGGTGGAGCAGCGCGTGGGCTCCTCGGGGACGGATCGCATGCTGATGCAGTTGCGCATCAACAAGATGCCGGTCGACTTCTTCTCCTACCCGGCGGCGGACTTCCTGCGGATGCTGTACACGGCCGTGGACCTGTTGGAACCCTACTATGGTTCGGTGGACGAGGCGACCCGGGCGTGTGGCGGGGCCACGGTGACGGGCTTCTTCAGCTCCTACGTCGGCAACACCCTCATGAAGCTGGTGGGGTTGGGAGACCCCAAGCGCGTCTTCGCCTCCGTGGACACCATCTATTCGACGCTGGTGAGCTACGGGAAGCGGACGTCGGAGGAGTTGGGGCCCACGAGCCTGCGGTTGCACTACCGGGGCGACATGCAGCCCATCACCTTCCACGAGGGCGCCCTGCGCGAGGCGCTCAAGGTGCTGCGGGGCAATGGCACCGCGACGGGCAAGGCCATGGCCCTGGACTACGGGCAGTACGTGCTCGAGTGGCATTGA
- a CDS encoding class I SAM-dependent methyltransferase translates to MPPISDFIQTAEEIRKGLNELSDELQHGLPERLARFPRDPALRAVMQQEQQDILRQRIPVVSAWLDRHYARLSELDAAMKEDERESAMEHHRAAVQPFFLQCPLIRRCVDKPLGYPGDYVMVDMLFGTEEHGVSTMARILSHYALNVGPAQAHRARVPWIVGHLNKKEEELGRPLRILSFACGPEHALREHTTMGGTGQFTLCDFDPAPLDFCRRQFEKLARMPRGGIPAPEVRFIQVSTYQLLRYRDTLERLRHPDGPMDVVVAAGILDYLKENVIARFLDMMGSQLAPGGLMLLTNLHDNNPWRAVMEYVCDWNVIHRDKQRFQSICEGAPERGMKTVELITDSTDTNIFWAGQKR, encoded by the coding sequence ATGCCCCCTATTTCCGACTTCATCCAAACCGCCGAGGAGATCCGCAAAGGACTCAACGAGCTGAGTGACGAACTCCAACACGGGCTGCCCGAGCGCCTCGCGCGGTTTCCGAGAGATCCCGCGCTGCGCGCGGTGATGCAGCAGGAGCAGCAGGACATCCTGCGCCAGCGCATCCCCGTCGTGTCCGCCTGGCTGGATCGCCACTACGCCCGGCTCAGCGAGTTGGATGCCGCGATGAAGGAGGACGAGCGGGAGAGCGCGATGGAGCATCACCGCGCCGCCGTCCAGCCCTTCTTCCTCCAATGCCCCCTCATCCGCCGCTGCGTGGACAAGCCCCTGGGCTACCCCGGTGACTACGTGATGGTGGACATGCTCTTCGGCACCGAGGAGCACGGGGTGTCCACCATGGCGCGTATCCTCTCGCACTACGCGCTCAACGTCGGACCGGCCCAGGCGCACCGCGCCCGCGTGCCGTGGATCGTCGGCCACCTGAACAAGAAGGAAGAGGAGCTGGGCCGGCCCCTGCGCATCCTGTCCTTCGCCTGTGGCCCCGAGCACGCCCTGCGCGAGCACACCACCATGGGAGGCACCGGCCAGTTCACGCTCTGCGACTTCGATCCCGCCCCCTTGGACTTCTGCCGCCGGCAGTTCGAGAAGCTCGCGCGCATGCCCCGGGGAGGCATTCCCGCCCCCGAGGTCCGCTTCATCCAGGTCTCCACCTACCAGTTGCTGCGCTACCGCGACACCCTGGAGCGGCTGCGCCATCCGGACGGGCCCATGGACGTGGTGGTCGCCGCGGGCATCCTCGACTACCTCAAGGAGAACGTCATCGCCCGCTTCCTGGACATGATGGGCTCCCAGCTCGCCCCCGGCGGACTGATGCTGCTCACCAACCTGCACGACAACAATCCCTGGCGCGCCGTCATGGAGTACGTGTGTGACTGGAACGTCATCCACCGCGACAAGCAGCGCTTCCAGAGCATCTGCGAGGGCGCGCCCGAGCGGGGGATGAAGACCGTGGAGCTCATCACCGACTCCACGGACACCAACATCTTCTGGGCGGGACAGAAGCGCTGA
- a CDS encoding SpoVR family protein → MPKSLTPPLARLKQEIEGHAREFGLDFFETIFEVVSYDELNMVAAYGGFPTRYPHWRWGMEYEQLSKGYEYGLSKIYELVINNDPCYAYLLESNSDVDQKLVMAHVYGHCDFFKNNFSFRHTNRRMIDDMANHATRVRRWIDKIGVEKVEDFIDRALSLENLIDQHAPHIRRNPDPQRAEDEMKSNERVEGFKVNREYMRGFINPSEFLDSQRKKVEEEKQRAKKFPERPQRDVLAFLLEHAPLEPWESDILSIIRDEAYYFAPQGQTKIMNEGWASYWHSTIMTRRALKDDEVIDYADRHSGTMGTRPGALNPYKLGIELWRDIEERWNKGRFGKEWDECDDLRARRSWDKKLNQGREKIFEVRKHYNDITFIDTFLTAEFAIDQKLFVYGFNDKRNSWEILDREFRKVKNKLLQQLTNFGQPIIEVVDGNHDNRGELLMAHKHDGQDLKGDYARETLRNVQSLWRRPACIITRYDNKGVLLRFDGQNHTEKKIDL, encoded by the coding sequence ATGCCCAAGAGCCTCACCCCGCCGCTGGCCAGACTGAAGCAGGAGATCGAGGGCCATGCCCGGGAGTTCGGCCTCGACTTCTTCGAGACCATCTTCGAGGTCGTCAGCTACGACGAGCTCAACATGGTGGCCGCCTATGGTGGCTTCCCCACGCGCTACCCGCACTGGCGCTGGGGCATGGAGTACGAGCAGCTCTCCAAGGGCTACGAGTACGGACTGAGCAAGATCTACGAACTCGTCATCAACAACGACCCCTGCTACGCCTACCTGCTGGAGAGCAACTCGGACGTGGACCAGAAGCTGGTCATGGCGCACGTGTACGGGCACTGCGACTTCTTCAAGAACAACTTCTCCTTCCGCCACACCAACCGGCGGATGATCGACGACATGGCCAACCACGCCACGCGCGTGCGCCGGTGGATCGACAAGATTGGCGTGGAGAAGGTGGAGGACTTCATCGACCGGGCGCTGTCGCTGGAGAACCTCATCGATCAGCACGCGCCCCACATCCGCAGGAACCCCGACCCGCAGCGCGCCGAGGACGAGATGAAGTCCAACGAGCGCGTGGAGGGCTTCAAGGTGAACCGCGAGTACATGCGCGGCTTCATCAACCCCTCCGAGTTCCTCGACAGCCAGCGCAAGAAGGTGGAGGAGGAGAAGCAGAGGGCCAAGAAGTTCCCCGAGCGCCCCCAGCGCGACGTGCTCGCCTTCCTGCTGGAGCACGCCCCGCTCGAGCCGTGGGAGTCGGACATCCTCTCCATCATCCGCGACGAGGCCTACTACTTCGCGCCCCAGGGCCAGACGAAGATCATGAACGAGGGCTGGGCCAGCTACTGGCACTCCACCATCATGACCCGGCGCGCGCTCAAGGACGACGAGGTCATCGACTACGCGGACCGGCACTCGGGCACCATGGGCACCCGGCCCGGCGCGCTCAACCCGTACAAGCTCGGCATCGAGCTGTGGCGCGACATCGAGGAGCGCTGGAACAAGGGCCGCTTCGGCAAGGAGTGGGACGAGTGCGATGACCTGCGCGCGCGCCGCTCCTGGGACAAGAAGCTCAACCAGGGCCGCGAGAAGATCTTCGAGGTGCGCAAGCACTACAACGACATCACCTTCATCGACACCTTCCTCACCGCCGAGTTCGCCATCGACCAGAAGCTCTTCGTCTATGGCTTCAACGACAAGCGCAACTCCTGGGAGATCCTCGACCGGGAGTTCCGCAAGGTGAAGAACAAGCTCCTGCAGCAGCTCACCAACTTCGGCCAGCCCATCATCGAAGTCGTCGACGGCAACCACGACAACCGCGGCGAGCTGCTCATGGCGCACAAGCATGACGGGCAGGATCTCAAGGGCGACTACGCGCGCGAGACCCTGCGCAACGTGCAGTCGCTGTGGCGCCGCCCCGCCTGCATCATCACCCGCTACGACAACAAGGGCGTGCTGCTGCGCTTCGACGGGCAGAACCACACCGAGAAGAAGATCGATCTCTGA
- a CDS encoding PrkA family serine protein kinase → MKDVENKGSSWISRIAALQDAKTYAELHWEGSFEDYLEIVRKNPKVTRTAFQRIYDMILSHGKTEYIDNKKKLIRYHFFSDEKFGGRDAIFGLDVPLMKLVNVFKSAAQGYGTEKRVILLHGPVGSSKSTIARLLKKGLEEYSKTPEGAAYTFSWTLDKKNPDGAGTVREKMKCPMNEEPLNLIPREWRSKVFSELSSPDNGYSIPDGSELCPACRYVFKDLMTQYKGDFAKVIEHITVNRLVFSEKDRVGIGTFQPKDEKNQDSTELTGDINYRKIAEYGSDSDPRAFNFDGEFNIANRGLIEFVEVLKLDVAFLYDLLGASQEHKIKPKKFPQTDIDEVIIGHTNEPEFKKLETNEFMEALRDRTVKIDIPYITKLSEEVKIYEKDFNSRAIKGKHIAPHTLEMAAMWAVLTRLEEPKKHNLSLLQKLKLYNGKTLPNFTEDNIKELRKEASREGLDGISARYIQDKISNALVSDKGEGCINPFMVLNELEAGLKGHSLINSDDARKRFREMLTSVKQEYEDIVKNEVQRAISADEDAIGKLCGNYIDNIKAYTQKEKVKNKYTGLYEEPDERLMRSIEEKIDIPDSRKDDFRREIMNYIGALAVDGKTFNYRTNERLHKALELKLFEDQKDSIKLKNLVSTVVDKETQEKIDLVKDRLMKNYGYCEICSTDVLNFVASIFARGDAKE, encoded by the coding sequence ATGAAGGACGTGGAAAACAAGGGGTCGTCGTGGATCTCGCGCATCGCCGCGCTCCAGGACGCGAAGACCTATGCGGAACTCCACTGGGAAGGGTCCTTCGAGGACTACCTGGAGATCGTCCGCAAGAACCCCAAGGTCACCCGCACCGCCTTCCAGAGGATCTACGACATGATCCTCTCGCACGGGAAGACGGAGTACATCGACAACAAGAAGAAGCTCATCCGCTACCACTTCTTCTCCGACGAGAAGTTCGGCGGCCGTGACGCCATCTTCGGCCTGGACGTGCCGCTGATGAAGCTGGTCAACGTCTTCAAGTCCGCCGCCCAGGGCTACGGCACGGAAAAGCGCGTCATCCTGCTGCACGGCCCCGTGGGCTCGTCCAAGTCCACCATCGCCCGCCTGCTCAAGAAGGGCCTGGAGGAGTACTCCAAGACGCCCGAGGGCGCCGCCTACACCTTCAGCTGGACGCTGGACAAGAAGAACCCGGACGGCGCGGGCACCGTGCGCGAGAAGATGAAGTGCCCGATGAACGAGGAGCCGCTCAACCTCATCCCCCGCGAGTGGCGCTCCAAGGTCTTCTCCGAGCTGAGCTCCCCGGACAACGGCTACAGCATTCCGGATGGCAGCGAGCTGTGCCCCGCGTGCCGCTATGTCTTCAAGGACCTGATGACGCAGTACAAGGGCGACTTCGCCAAGGTCATCGAGCACATCACGGTCAACCGCCTCGTCTTCAGCGAGAAGGACCGCGTGGGCATCGGCACCTTCCAGCCCAAGGACGAGAAGAACCAGGACTCCACCGAGCTCACCGGCGACATCAACTACCGCAAGATCGCCGAGTACGGCTCGGACTCGGACCCGCGCGCCTTCAACTTCGATGGCGAGTTCAACATCGCCAACCGCGGCCTCATCGAGTTCGTCGAGGTGCTCAAGCTCGACGTGGCCTTCCTCTATGACCTCCTGGGTGCCTCGCAAGAGCACAAGATCAAGCCCAAGAAGTTCCCCCAGACGGACATCGACGAGGTCATCATCGGGCACACCAACGAGCCCGAGTTCAAGAAGCTCGAGACCAACGAGTTCATGGAGGCGTTGCGTGACCGTACGGTGAAGATCGACATCCCGTACATCACCAAGCTGTCCGAGGAGGTGAAGATCTACGAGAAGGACTTCAACTCCCGCGCCATCAAGGGCAAGCACATCGCGCCGCACACGCTGGAGATGGCGGCCATGTGGGCGGTGCTCACGCGCCTGGAGGAGCCCAAGAAGCACAACCTGTCGCTCCTGCAGAAGCTCAAGCTCTACAACGGCAAGACCCTGCCCAACTTCACCGAGGACAACATCAAGGAGTTGCGCAAGGAGGCCAGCCGCGAGGGCCTCGATGGCATCAGCGCCCGCTACATCCAGGACAAGATCTCCAACGCCCTGGTGAGCGACAAGGGCGAGGGCTGCATCAACCCCTTCATGGTGCTCAACGAGCTGGAGGCGGGCCTCAAGGGCCACTCGCTCATCAACAGCGACGACGCGCGCAAGCGCTTCCGCGAGATGCTCACCAGCGTGAAGCAGGAGTACGAGGACATCGTCAAGAACGAGGTCCAGCGCGCCATCAGCGCCGACGAGGACGCCATCGGCAAGCTGTGCGGCAACTACATCGACAACATCAAGGCCTACACCCAGAAGGAGAAGGTCAAGAACAAGTACACCGGCCTCTACGAGGAGCCGGATGAGCGCCTGATGCGGTCCATCGAAGAGAAGATCGACATCCCCGACAGCCGCAAGGACGACTTCCGCCGGGAGATCATGAACTACATCGGCGCGCTCGCCGTGGACGGCAAGACGTTCAACTACCGGACCAACGAGCGGCTCCACAAGGCGCTCGAGCTCAAGCTGTTCGAGGACCAGAAGGACAGCATCAAGCTGAAGAACCTGGTGTCCACGGTGGTGGACAAGGAGACGCAGGAGAAGATCGACCTGGTGAAGGACCGGTTGATGAAGAACTACGGCTACTGCGAGATCTGCTCCACGGACGTGCTCAACTTCGTGGCGAGCATCTTCGCTCGCGGTGACGCCAAGGAATAG
- a CDS encoding DUF444 family protein — MSLRIHQDHSRFKQIVRGKIKSNLRKYVQKGEMIGKKGKDTISIPIPFIDIPHFKYGHKEQGGVGQGDGEVGQQLSPGAVQPGDGHQAGQGEGDHSLEVDVTLDELAQILGEELRLPNIERRQNEKIVTQKIKYTGVNTTGPESLRHFKRTYKQALRRQIAMGTYDPARPVIIPTREDRRYRSYKLQELPETNAVIIYMMDVSGSMGDEQKEIVRIESFWLDTWLRHQYKGLESRYIIHDAVAREVDRDTFFHTRESGGTMISSAYKLCRDIIKSDYPKSAWNIYPFHFSDGDNWSADDTRQCIEMLREDILPGVNQFAYGQVESPYGSGQFIKDLREAVGDSTNVALSEIADKDAIYASIKDFLGKGR; from the coding sequence GTGTCTTTGCGCATCCACCAGGACCACTCACGCTTCAAACAGATCGTCCGCGGGAAGATCAAATCCAACCTGCGCAAGTACGTGCAGAAGGGGGAGATGATCGGCAAGAAGGGCAAGGACACGATCTCCATCCCCATTCCCTTCATCGACATCCCCCACTTCAAGTACGGCCACAAGGAGCAGGGGGGTGTCGGGCAGGGAGATGGAGAGGTGGGTCAGCAGCTCTCCCCGGGCGCGGTGCAGCCCGGGGACGGGCACCAGGCCGGCCAGGGCGAGGGCGACCACTCGCTCGAGGTCGACGTCACGCTCGACGAGCTGGCGCAGATATTGGGCGAGGAGTTGCGCCTGCCCAACATCGAGCGGCGGCAGAACGAGAAGATCGTCACCCAGAAGATCAAGTACACCGGGGTCAACACCACCGGCCCCGAGTCGCTGCGCCACTTCAAGCGCACCTACAAGCAGGCCCTGCGGCGGCAGATCGCCATGGGCACGTATGACCCGGCCCGGCCCGTCATCATCCCCACGCGCGAGGACCGGCGCTACCGCAGCTACAAGCTCCAGGAGCTGCCGGAGACGAACGCCGTCATCATCTACATGATGGACGTGTCCGGCTCCATGGGTGACGAGCAGAAGGAGATCGTCCGCATCGAGAGCTTCTGGCTCGATACGTGGCTGCGCCACCAGTACAAGGGCCTGGAGTCGCGCTACATCATCCACGACGCCGTGGCGCGCGAGGTGGACCGCGACACCTTCTTCCACACCCGCGAGTCCGGCGGCACGATGATCTCCAGCGCCTACAAGTTGTGCCGGGACATCATCAAGTCGGACTATCCCAAGAGCGCGTGGAACATCTATCCCTTCCACTTCTCGGACGGAGACAACTGGAGCGCGGATGACACGCGCCAGTGCATCGAGATGCTCCGCGAGGACATCCTGCCCGGCGTGAACCAGTTCGCCTACGGCCAGGTGGAGAGCCCCTACGGCAGCGGCCAGTTCATCAAGGACTTGCGCGAGGCCGTGGGTGACTCCACCAACGTCGCCCTGAGCGAGATCGCCGACAAGGACGCCATCTACGCCTCCATCAAGGACTTCCTCGGCAAGGGCCGCTAA